A stretch of DNA from Bacteroidales bacterium:
ACATATTACCAATTATTAAAAAAGATACTTTAATTAAGAATAGAGAATATTTATCTAGTTACTATTGGCTTTTGAGTGATTTATATATAAACAAAAAGAAAATAGATTCTGCAATTTTTTATTTAACTCAAACTTTAAATGAAGCGAGTGTTACAATGTTGCCCGATATTTATAAAGATTTTTCAATTATTTACTTTAATGAAAACAATAAAGACAGTGCTTATTATTTTGCAAGATTAGCTTATGAATCACAAAATAAAATTTTAGACACACTCAAAACAACAATTGTCAATGAATATGCTAACAAAATAGATTTATTAACTATTGCATTAAATAATAAAAATTTAGAATTGAAACTTATAAAAAGTGAACAAGATAAAAAAAATATTAAAGAAATTATTATTTATTTAAGTATTATATTTTTGTTTGTAACGTCCTTAATTATTTTACTATTAAGATATATTCATATCAAAAAAGTTCATAATTTAAAAGAACTATTCACTCAAGAATTAACAAAATATCAAGAAAAATTAAATCAGCAAATCTCCATGGAACTGCATGATCATATTGGACAATCATTGATATTACTGTCAAGAAATAAAAACATAATAGAAATACCAGAACTTCAAGAAAGTATAAAAGATATCATTAACGAACTACGTCAAATTTCACATCAAGTATTTCCAACATATTTAATTAATAATAATTTTGAGGAAGCATTAAATAAACTCATTTATGAAACGGAAAAAAATAGTCAATTTGTTATTATAAAAGAAATTGACAAAAACATCAATAATATGCCACAAGAAAAAGCATTACATGTATATCGAATTATTCAAGAGCTTTTATCAAACAGCATTAAATATTGCAATGGAAATCTTATTTATATTAAAATTAATACAAATAATGATAATTTTACATTATTGTATAAAGATGTAAGTAATAACATTGAACATAAAAAAATAATAGCTGGATTTGGAATAAACTCAATACATATAAGAACTATCATTTTAAATGGCACATTAGAATATTGGTTTAATAAAGGATTTAATATAAAAATAATATTTTAAAATATATGAACATTTTAATTGTTGAAGATCATCCCTTAATCCGTTTATCTTATAAAAAAATTATGGAAATTTTATTTGATCACTTTAATATTTTTGAAACAGATAATCTTATTGAAACATCAAATATTCTAAAAACACATGAATTAAACTTTGCAATAGTAGATTTAAATTTAAAAGGTATAAGTGGTTTTAATATTATTAAACTTATAAAAAAACAACAACCCTTTTGCAAAATTGCTGTTGTATCGCTCTATGATGAAATTGAAACCATATGGATATGTAAAAAAATTGGTGCAGACGGATTTATATCAAAAACTTGTAACGAAAGAGATTTTGAATCTACATTAAAATTAATATTAGAAAATAATAACTCTTTCATTACAAATAAACAACTTAATGAAAAACTTACTTATTTGTTTTCTGATGATATAAATTATTTTTTTGAAGAATTTTCAAAACTAACAGAAAAAGAAAAAATAGTTTTTAAATTAAAAATAAATCAATTTAAAAACACTGATATATCTAAAACACTCAATATAAAACTCAAAACGGTTGAAAATTACATAACACGAATAAGTACAAAGTGTATTCCCAGTAATTATAACTTCCACGATTTTGTTGAAAAATATAAAAACACCATAAACTTCATTATTTCTCAAGAATAGAAGTTTTAACTTTAATAAATTACAATCCGTTTTTATTAAACTAAAATATGATAAAACCATATTTTTTTGTATTTCATTTTAAATTTAGTTCGTTTTAAATTTCAATACCTTTGCAAAACTCTTTTTTGTCAATACCATCCTTTCCCGTTATTGCAAATGAAGAGTTGGCATTGTGTTTTGATCCCGAGAAATCGGGAGAAGCAATCTTCCCGATGCTCGTTAAAATTGTGTTGTGAGACCTTTGCAAAACTTCTTTTTTGGTCGAGTCCAACCTTTCTCTCGTCATTCTGAGCTTGTCGAATTTCCCGTCATTCTGAGCTTGTCGAAGAATGACCCCATTGCCCATTTTGTTTTGCGTATGGTTATACCTCGACAGGCTCGGTATGACGGTGGGTGTAGAGTTTATTCTTCTAAAAATATTACTTTTTTATTA
This window harbors:
- a CDS encoding response regulator transcription factor, translating into MNILIVEDHPLIRLSYKKIMEILFDHFNIFETDNLIETSNILKTHELNFAIVDLNLKGISGFNIIKLIKKQQPFCKIAVVSLYDEIETIWICKKIGADGFISKTCNERDFESTLKLILENNNSFITNKQLNEKLTYLFSDDINYFFEEFSKLTEKEKIVFKLKINQFKNTDISKTLNIKLKTVENYITRISTKCIPSNYNFHDFVEKYKNTINFIISQE